The following are encoded in a window of Acipenser ruthenus chromosome 26, fAciRut3.2 maternal haplotype, whole genome shotgun sequence genomic DNA:
- the LOC117430658 gene encoding heat shock protein beta-1-like, with translation MSERRIPFSFLRSPSWDPFQNWYQGNRLFDQNFGMPTTCAMPEEWYPWASTHWPGYMRPPVAGLPIDAAAATHAQMTQAPIMPPSPFHYPRVMNRQLSSGMSEIKQTADHWKVSLDVSHFSPEEIVVKTKDGAVEITGKHEERKDEHGYISRCFTRKYTLPSGCDGSQVASTLSPDGVLTVETPLPKPAIQAAEVTIPITAAKK, from the exons ATGTCTGAGCGTCGCATTCCCTTCAGCTTCCTTCGTAGCCCTAGCTGGGACCCGTTCCAAAACTGGTACCAGGGAAACCGGCTCTTCGACCAGAACTTTGGCATGCCTACCACCTGTGCCATGCCTGAAGAATGGTACCCGTGGGCAAGCACTCACTGGCCGGGATACATGCGCCCCCCGGTTGCGGGTCTACCGATAGACGCAGCGGCAGCGACCCATGCTCAAATGACCCAAGCCCCCATCATGCCGCCAAGTCCTTTCCATTACCCTCGCGTCATGAACCGCCAGTTGAGCAGCGGGATGTCTGAAATCAAACAGACTGCGGACCACTGGAAGGTCAGCCTGGACGTCAGCCACTTTTCTCCAGAGGAAATCGTGGTGAAGACCAAAGACGGCGCAGTCGAAATTACCG GAAAACATGAAGAGAGGAAAGATGAACACGGATACATTTCAAGATGTTTTACTAGAAAGTACAC ACTGCCCTCTGGATGTGATGGGAGCCAAGTCGCGTCAACTCTGTCTCCTGACGGAGTGCTGACAGTGGAGACTCCCCTACCCAAACCAGCCATACAGGCTGCCGAGGTCACGATCCCAATCACTGCTGCGAAGAAATGA